Below is a window of Vicinamibacteria bacterium DNA.
TAATCATAACCTCTCGGTCGGGTTAGAATGGCCTTGGAACGCATGGAGAGAAGAGGTTCGCCATGAAAACCGTGACCAACAAGACTCACTCCGCGATCAAGGTTCCGTTGCCGAGGGGCAAAGCGCTGCACCTCGGTCCGCGAAAGACGGGACAAATCCGAGATACCGATGCGTCTCACCCGGCAGTCAAGAAGCTCGTCGAAGCGGGGACCATCGAGATCTTCGAGGGCAGCCACCAGGCGACTGGCGCGGCGGGACAAACGACGGCTCCGCACGAGTCGACCCACGGGTTCGGTGGGCCGAGCGTCAGACAGAACAAAGGGGATCGCTGAACTTTGTCTCGAGTGGGTGACTGACAACGTCCAATCGAGCGTCGCTACTTTCAGAGGAGATCTCTTCCGGTTTCGAGCGCTACGCGGAGAAGGGGTGAGCCTTCGCTACTGAAAACGCTCCACCTCGTCGCGGGTCAGTACGAAGAGATCGAGGGGACAAGGAAGCGGAGCGAGCGTTCCCATCATCTCCGGGTTCCGATTTCGAGGCTCCCGGTGAGAGCTCGTATCGACGACAACGAGCAAGTCGGCATCGGAACGAGGCGTGGGGTTGCCCGCGACGAGCGACCCGAAGAGCACAATCCTTTCGATGCCCGGGACGTTCTTCTTGGCCCTGCTCGCGGCCTGCCGCAGCTCATCGATGCGCTCAGCCCGATCGAGGTGGGTGGCTCCGGCAGAACTCGATGATCTGTGAGGCATCGGCGATGGCTCCCTCGGCTTCGCCTCGAGTGTAGAACTTCCCCGGATAGCCCTCGGCGAA
It encodes the following:
- a CDS encoding nucleotidyltransferase domain-containing protein, whose product is MPHRSSSSAGATHLDRAERIDELRQAASRAKKNVPGIERIVLFGSLVAGNPTPRSDADLLVVVDTSSHREPRNRNPEMMGTLAPLPCPLDLFVLTRDEVERFQ